In one window of bacterium DNA:
- the lgt gene encoding prolipoprotein diacylglyceryl transferase — translation LGFVAGIWWSTREAKFVRIKTDFVLDLSFYIIVAALVGSRILYIAIDWQRYVEHPLDVIKIWEGGLVFYGGFIGAATTSLYYIRKHRQSFLKVADVFMPGLALGHAIGRLGCFAAGCCYGRPADPHSWWSVVFPSNPYSLAPAGVPIISSQLLESGSEFLIFLLLVFFRRRKSFDGQIFLLYLVFYSVSRSFLETLRGDSVRGFLIPGWLSTSQFISIGLVILAGFIYYSLHKRSRRTLI, via the coding sequence TTGGGGTTCGTGGCGGGCATTTGGTGGTCGACCCGAGAGGCGAAATTCGTCCGGATCAAGACGGACTTCGTCCTCGACCTCTCCTTCTACATCATCGTCGCGGCCTTGGTCGGTTCCCGCATCCTTTACATCGCCATCGACTGGCAGCGGTACGTCGAACACCCGCTGGACGTGATCAAGATCTGGGAAGGCGGTCTCGTGTTTTACGGCGGATTTATCGGGGCGGCCACCACGAGCCTCTATTACATCCGGAAGCACCGCCAGAGCTTCTTGAAGGTCGCCGACGTCTTCATGCCGGGGCTGGCCCTCGGACATGCCATCGGGCGCCTGGGCTGCTTCGCCGCCGGCTGCTGTTACGGGCGCCCTGCGGACCCGCATTCCTGGTGGTCGGTCGTTTTCCCGTCAAACCCTTATTCGCTCGCCCCGGCGGGCGTGCCGATCATTTCGAGCCAACTCTTGGAGTCCGGCTCCGAGTTCCTGATCTTTCTCCTACTCGTTTTCTTCCGCCGCCGGAAAAGTTTCGACGGCCAGATCTTTCTCCTCTATTTGGTTTTTTACAGCGTCAGCCGCTCGTTTTTGGAGACGCTCCGGGGGGATTCCGTGCGCGGATTCCTGATTCCCGGGTGGTTGTCCACGTCCCAATTCATCAGCATCGGGCTGGTGATTCTGGCGGGATTCATCTATTATTCTCTCCACAAGAGAAGCCGGAGGACTCTGATATGA
- the ileS gene encoding isoleucine--tRNA ligase: MSELKKNNDYRATLNLPQTAFPMKAELAKKEPETLKRWREIGLYGAIRRKNAGGPKFVLHDGPPYANGNIHFGHILNKTLKDIIVRYKSLKGFDSPYVPGWDCHGLPIEHQVDKDLGAKKKGMGKLEIRKACREYAKKFVDIQREEFKRLGVLGDWENPYLTMNYPYEAAIAREFGRFVRGGNVYNALRPVLWCASCRTALADAETEYEEKDSPSIYVRFAIDPKTAEELSPQLAGKRVSIVIWTTTPWTLPANLGVALHANYDYIVFPYKDEYFIVAKQLLAAFAKSLGLEEEPDAVVRFSGKKLENKACRHPFLSRESKIVVSDHVSLDTGTGCVHIAPGHGEDDYQVGLKYGLPILSPVDHAGRLTEEAGVPEWTGQKVFEANPLVIQRLKDRGALVSEEKIRHSYPHCWRCKNPLIFRATEQYFLSLEKNNLRAKALDAIRRTQWIPSWGRERIYGMIERRGDWCLSRQRSWGVPIVSYRCGECSELLLDAGVIEKVADRFETEGSDIWFDDSQNEKLLPAGRPCPRCKAEKWRREQHILDVWFDSGVSFAAVLEARKELKFPADLYLEGSDQHRGWFHSSLLASIGTRGKAPYETVLTHGFVVDSNGKKYSKSAGNYVPPDKVLKESGAEILRLWVAAEDYRNDIRVSNEILTRLTEAYRKIRNTGRYLLGNLFDFDPATPLQDVTFHEIDRWALHRLQKLVQKAGDAYEGYNFHIIFHELNRYCTVELSAFYLDILKDRLYTFAKKDPARRGAQRVLFEIASTLAQIIAPILSFTAEEIWQHLPSFSGKAESVHLTDFPVADERWVDESLGARWDDFQAARDEVLKVLEKARQAKRIGTSLQAKVVLTATDEPERLFKSFGAELPDLLQVSQVAWGTALSPTADRSERFPTLFIEVQPADGTKCERCWRFSPRVGEFPDHPAVCERCRDVL; the protein is encoded by the coding sequence ATGTCGGAGTTGAAGAAAAATAACGACTACCGCGCTACTCTCAACCTCCCGCAAACCGCCTTCCCCATGAAGGCGGAACTGGCCAAAAAAGAACCGGAGACCTTGAAGAGATGGCGGGAGATCGGTCTCTACGGCGCGATCCGCAGGAAGAACGCCGGCGGGCCCAAGTTCGTCCTGCACGACGGCCCGCCGTACGCCAACGGCAACATCCACTTCGGCCACATCCTCAACAAGACGCTCAAGGACATCATCGTCCGCTACAAGAGCCTCAAGGGATTCGACAGCCCCTACGTGCCCGGCTGGGACTGCCACGGGTTGCCCATCGAGCATCAGGTCGACAAGGACCTGGGCGCCAAGAAGAAGGGCATGGGCAAGCTCGAAATCCGCAAGGCCTGCCGGGAGTACGCGAAGAAATTCGTCGACATCCAGAGGGAGGAGTTCAAGCGCCTGGGGGTCCTGGGCGACTGGGAGAATCCCTATCTCACGATGAACTACCCGTACGAGGCGGCGATCGCCCGCGAGTTCGGGCGGTTCGTGCGCGGGGGCAACGTCTACAACGCCCTGCGGCCCGTCCTCTGGTGCGCGAGCTGCCGCACGGCACTGGCCGACGCCGAGACGGAGTACGAGGAAAAGGACTCTCCGTCCATCTACGTGCGTTTCGCGATCGACCCGAAAACGGCGGAGGAACTGTCCCCTCAACTCGCCGGCAAGAGAGTCTCGATCGTCATCTGGACGACGACGCCCTGGACGCTGCCGGCGAACCTCGGCGTCGCCCTGCACGCGAATTACGACTACATCGTCTTCCCGTACAAAGACGAATACTTCATCGTCGCCAAGCAGCTCCTGGCGGCCTTCGCCAAGTCCCTGGGCCTTGAAGAAGAACCCGACGCGGTCGTCCGCTTTTCGGGCAAGAAGTTGGAGAACAAGGCCTGCCGGCATCCCTTCTTGTCCCGGGAATCGAAGATCGTCGTCTCGGACCACGTCAGCCTCGACACCGGCACCGGCTGCGTCCACATCGCGCCCGGACACGGCGAGGACGACTACCAGGTGGGGCTCAAGTACGGACTCCCCATTTTGAGCCCCGTCGACCACGCGGGCCGGCTGACCGAGGAGGCCGGGGTCCCGGAATGGACGGGACAAAAGGTCTTCGAAGCGAACCCCCTGGTCATCCAAAGACTCAAAGACCGGGGCGCCCTCGTCTCGGAGGAGAAGATCCGGCATTCGTACCCGCATTGTTGGCGCTGCAAGAATCCCCTGATTTTCCGGGCGACGGAGCAATACTTTCTCTCTCTCGAAAAAAACAACCTGCGCGCCAAGGCCCTGGACGCCATCCGGCGGACCCAATGGATCCCGTCCTGGGGGCGGGAGCGCATCTACGGCATGATCGAGCGGCGCGGCGACTGGTGCCTCTCGCGTCAACGCAGTTGGGGCGTTCCGATCGTCTCTTACCGCTGCGGCGAGTGCTCGGAGCTTCTCCTGGACGCCGGCGTCATCGAGAAGGTCGCCGACCGGTTCGAGACCGAAGGCTCCGACATCTGGTTCGACGACTCTCAGAACGAAAAGCTGCTTCCCGCGGGGCGGCCCTGCCCCCGTTGCAAGGCGGAAAAATGGCGGAGGGAACAGCACATCCTGGACGTCTGGTTCGATTCCGGCGTCAGTTTCGCGGCCGTGTTGGAGGCGCGCAAGGAACTTAAGTTCCCGGCCGACCTCTACCTGGAGGGGAGCGACCAGCATCGCGGGTGGTTTCATTCGTCGCTCCTGGCCTCCATCGGCACGCGGGGGAAGGCGCCCTACGAAACGGTGTTGACCCACGGCTTCGTCGTCGACAGCAACGGCAAGAAATATTCCAAGTCCGCCGGCAACTACGTCCCTCCCGACAAGGTCTTGAAAGAGAGCGGCGCGGAGATCCTCCGGCTCTGGGTCGCGGCGGAGGACTACCGGAACGACATCCGCGTCTCGAACGAGATCCTCACGCGGCTGACGGAGGCCTACCGCAAGATCCGGAACACGGGCCGGTACCTCTTGGGGAATCTTTTCGATTTCGACCCGGCGACGCCACTCCAAGACGTGACCTTTCACGAAATCGACCGGTGGGCCCTCCATCGGCTGCAGAAGCTCGTTCAGAAGGCCGGCGACGCCTACGAGGGCTACAACTTCCACATCATCTTCCATGAGTTGAACCGCTACTGCACGGTCGAATTGTCGGCCTTCTATTTGGACATCCTCAAGGACCGTCTCTACACCTTCGCCAAAAAGGATCCGGCGCGGCGGGGGGCCCAGCGCGTCCTTTTTGAGATCGCCTCGACGCTCGCCCAGATCATCGCGCCGATCCTCTCGTTCACGGCGGAGGAAATTTGGCAGCACCTGCCCTCGTTTTCGGGCAAGGCGGAGTCGGTTCACTTGACGGACTTTCCGGTCGCCGACGAACGGTGGGTCGACGAATCGCTGGGGGCCCGTTGGGACGACTTTCAAGCCGCGCGGGACGAGGTCCTCAAGGTCCTGGAGAAGGCGCGGCAGGCCAAGAGGATCGGCACCTCGCTTCAGGCCAAGGTCGTCCTCACGGCGACCGACGAGCCGGAACGCCTCTTTAAGAGCTTCGGAGCGGAGCTTCCCGATCTGCTGCAGGTCTCCCAGGTCGCCTGGGGCACGGCCCTTTCCCCCACGGCCGACCGGAGCGAGCGTTTTCCGACCCTTTTCATCGAGGTCCAACCGGCGGACGGAACGAAGTGCGAGCGCTGCTGGCGATTCAGCCCGCGCGTCGGCGAGTTTCCGGATCACCCGGCCGTCTGCGAGAGGTGCCGGGACGTCCTATGA
- the lspA gene encoding signal peptidase II: protein MTISNKEKAKTLAVITPLVFLLDQASKWLIRQNLALGDIHHVLTGLFDIVHVRNRGAAFGFMAGLPESVRLPFFFIVSFLALGLITAYFFRMKDGRRSVAVCLALILGGALGNIWDRLTLGEVVDFLSFHWYDRIANFRVAGWVLRFRLEWPAFNVADMAISIAVAWLMILMLKPPKEGN from the coding sequence ATGACGATCTCAAACAAAGAGAAGGCCAAGACCCTCGCGGTCATCACGCCCCTCGTCTTCCTCCTCGATCAGGCGTCGAAGTGGCTCATCCGGCAAAACCTCGCCCTCGGCGACATTCATCACGTCTTGACGGGCCTTTTCGACATCGTCCACGTCCGGAACCGCGGTGCGGCCTTCGGTTTCATGGCGGGCCTGCCCGAGTCGGTGCGTCTTCCGTTCTTTTTCATCGTCTCCTTCCTGGCCCTCGGGCTTATCACGGCCTATTTTTTCCGCATGAAGGACGGCCGGAGATCCGTCGCCGTGTGTCTGGCCCTGATCTTGGGAGGCGCCCTGGGCAACATCTGGGACCGCCTGACCCTGGGAGAGGTCGTAGATTTTCTTTCATTTCACTGGTATGACCGGATCGCGAACTTCAGGGTGGCCGGATGGGTGCTCCGGTTCCGCCTCGAATGGCCGGCCTTCAACGTGGCCGACATGGCTATCTCAATCGCCGTCGCCTGGCTCATGATTCTGATGCTGAAACCACCCAAGGAAGGAAACTAA
- a CDS encoding prolipoprotein diacylglyceryl transferase family protein produces MRPFLFTVGSVKVPSFFFFIMVATLACTFYLYFRSKKNGIQPEAMLDIGIIGMLAGVLGARIFHILVEAPDYYWEKPMRVFEFWRGGFVSWGGFLALVIALPTYFKIRKLPIMVYMDYFATGAPIIKFFVRVACLLTGCCYGKPTDLPWAITFTNPAATAYYYFPNTPLHPSQVYSMIHATLLFFLVKWYFGFSHDVVNGKAVSKRGHIDGETIAVLTMGWTLPRALLEFFRGDADRGLWFGGTTSTGQITGGIIFLVALAVFLLLRQRAKKAAGV; encoded by the coding sequence ATGCGTCCGTTCCTCTTCACCGTCGGAAGCGTCAAAGTCCCGTCCTTCTTCTTCTTCATCATGGTCGCGACGCTGGCCTGCACTTTCTACCTCTACTTCCGGTCCAAGAAGAACGGCATCCAGCCCGAGGCCATGCTCGACATCGGCATCATCGGAATGCTGGCGGGGGTCCTCGGGGCGCGGATCTTCCACATCCTGGTCGAGGCGCCGGACTATTATTGGGAGAAGCCGATGCGCGTCTTCGAGTTTTGGCGCGGCGGCTTCGTGTCCTGGGGGGGATTTCTCGCGCTCGTCATCGCGCTCCCCACCTATTTCAAGATCCGGAAGCTGCCCATCATGGTCTACATGGACTACTTCGCGACAGGCGCGCCGATCATCAAGTTCTTCGTCCGCGTCGCGTGCCTTCTGACGGGCTGCTGCTACGGCAAGCCCACGGACCTTCCTTGGGCGATCACATTCACCAACCCGGCCGCGACCGCCTACTATTATTTTCCGAACACGCCCCTCCACCCCTCTCAGGTCTATTCGATGATCCACGCGACCCTGCTCTTCTTCCTGGTCAAATGGTACTTCGGCTTTTCCCACGACGTCGTGAACGGAAAGGCCGTCTCCAAGAGGGGACATATCGATGGCGAGACGATCGCCGTCTTGACCATGGGCTGGACACTGCCCAGGGCCCTGCTGGAATTCTTCCGGGGCGACGCCGACCGGGGCCTCTGGTTCGGGGGGACGACCTCCACCGGCCAGATCACGGGGGGAATCATCTTCCTCGTCGCCCTCGCCGTCTTCCTGCTCCTCCGGCAAAGGGCCAAAAAGGCCGCCGGGGTCTGA
- a CDS encoding CPBP family intramembrane glutamic endopeptidase, which translates to MIQEVFILYGCVLAAITTLFHLKGVPFVRESLSALVAVLLVYPAFWHTQKRRLPIVFFERDAAHALRSVRLFTVTAAVIFPLFFLAAHFYQTLIFGLEFSTRGLNWSWSEAAIQVLLVALPEEFFFRGYLQSALATRFPKRFRPLGLKVLEVSWAVPLTCLIFAASHSIITFRWWHFAIFFPSLVFGWLRDRTGGLIAPVLFHTASNLAMRHIGQLYR; encoded by the coding sequence ATGATCCAGGAAGTCTTCATCCTTTACGGCTGTGTCCTAGCCGCCATCACGACCCTCTTTCATCTCAAGGGAGTCCCGTTCGTCCGCGAGTCCCTCTCGGCATTGGTCGCCGTCCTTCTGGTCTATCCGGCCTTCTGGCACACGCAAAAAAGGCGGCTCCCCATCGTCTTTTTCGAGAGGGACGCCGCGCACGCCCTGAGGTCCGTCCGGCTCTTCACCGTCACGGCCGCCGTGATCTTTCCCCTCTTCTTCCTCGCGGCGCATTTTTACCAGACGTTGATCTTCGGCCTGGAGTTCAGCACGCGCGGCCTCAACTGGAGCTGGAGCGAAGCCGCCATCCAGGTCCTGCTGGTCGCCCTTCCGGAGGAGTTCTTTTTCCGCGGCTATCTGCAAAGCGCCCTGGCGACTCGTTTTCCCAAACGCTTCCGCCCTTTGGGGCTCAAAGTTCTGGAGGTCTCCTGGGCCGTCCCCCTGACCTGCCTGATCTTCGCCGCCTCCCACAGCATCATCACCTTCCGCTGGTGGCACTTCGCCATCTTCTTCCCGTCGCTCGTCTTCGGCTGGCTCCGCGACCGGACGGGCGGACTCATCGCCCCCGTCCTCTTTCACACCGCGAGCAACCTGGCGATGCGGCATATCGGACAGTTATATAGATGA
- a CDS encoding RluA family pseudouridine synthase, whose product MTVTIHLEDPDFVIVEKPVGISTQPLSSRRGMARHSAAVPPRDAPTLAHQVSASFPEIQSVGGSDWGAVHRLDRETSGLVVFARNQKAYEALRRAFSKNEVEKEYAALVEGEIQQAGTINWPIGPDPKSDKRVKVYRNVAEARRMKAQEAVTIYMPVGANLVFAPSTLLRVTIKSGRRHQIRAHLAALGHPIIGDEVYGSPQAGRTQGSPLRLHLHASRLRFRHPRTDLRVEASSPASFSEAPV is encoded by the coding sequence ATGACGGTCACGATCCATCTTGAAGACCCGGATTTCGTGATCGTGGAGAAACCGGTAGGTATTTCGACGCAGCCGCTGTCGTCCCGTAGGGGCATGGCGCGCCACAGCGCAGCAGTCCCGCCGCGGGATGCCCCTACATTGGCCCATCAGGTCTCCGCATCCTTCCCCGAGATTCAATCCGTCGGCGGTTCCGATTGGGGCGCCGTCCACCGGCTGGATCGGGAGACCTCGGGGCTCGTCGTCTTCGCCAGGAATCAGAAGGCCTACGAGGCCCTGCGCCGGGCGTTCTCCAAGAACGAGGTCGAGAAGGAATATGCGGCGTTGGTGGAAGGAGAAATTCAACAGGCCGGAACGATCAACTGGCCCATCGGGCCGGATCCCAAGAGCGACAAGCGGGTGAAGGTGTACCGGAACGTCGCGGAGGCGAGGAGGATGAAGGCACAGGAGGCGGTGACCATTTATATGCCCGTAGGGGCGAACCTCGTGTTCGCCCCATCAACGCTGCTTCGGGTTACCATCAAGTCCGGTCGCCGCCACCAGATCCGCGCACACTTGGCGGCCCTGGGGCATCCGATTATCGGCGATGAAGTGTACGGGTCGCCACAGGCCGGGCGAACACAAGGTTCGCCCCTACGATTACACCTCCACGCCTCGCGCCTTAGATTCCGGCATCCGCGGACAGATCTGCGGGTGGAGGCGTCCTCCCCCGCCTCCTTTTCCGAAGCGCCTGTATAA